From Drosophila santomea strain STO CAGO 1482 chromosome 2R, Prin_Dsan_1.1, whole genome shotgun sequence:
CTAGAAATCAAAGAAGAAGACTTGAACGATCTGACAATACCAGCAATATTGCAATTGCCGGAATATTGAGAGATTATAGAAGATCAGGACATAGAATTAAGCAAAATGACGGACTGTTCAGCCGCCATCAGGGCCTACATAAGGAAAGTGTCGAGCGCAGTACCAGAGTTTGATGGACAAAAGATTCATCTTCAGCGGTTCATTATGGCCATCAAATTAGTAGACCTTGCAAAAGGATAATTTGAGGACATTGCAGTCCAAgttataaaatcaaaattgatAGGCACTACTCTGAACCTGGTACTGAGCGAAACTACAATTGaagcaataataaaaaaattgcaaacttcAATTCTTGGGGAAACATCCCAAAACATCAAAGCAAAACTATTCACAGTAcaacaaaaaggcaaaacagcTACACAGTTTACAACAGAAATTGATAATTTACGTAAGCTCTTAGAAGCCTCGTATATCGATGAAGGTATACCAAGTGAGCATGCCAATAGATTGAGTACTAGAGACGCCATAGATGGTATGATTAAAAAGACCGAACACGAAAGTGTGAAAACTGTGCTAGAATCAGGTACATGCACAACTATGGATGCTGCCATAGGCAATGTGAAATGTGAATCATGTAATGTATTCGAAGAGAGGTTACTCCAGCAGAGGCCAAGGTTATAGAGGTAATGGTCGCGGCAACTACGGCAATAACGGCAACCAAAATAATGGTAATAATTATAGAGGACGTGGTAACTCAATTAGAGGAAGCCGATACAATTACAATAACAATGATAACGGTAGTGTGAGAGTAACCCAAAATAATTCGGGAAACTCGCAACAACCCTCAGATACAcagcaataaataaagctCATTTACATTCAATCAATctaagtataaatatattcattgcATTTGACCATGTGGCAACAGGAAAAAGATTAATTTTCTTAGTTGACACAGGTGCAGATATTTCCAtactaaaataaaagaagCCGACTACTTCAATAATATACAAGATGATGGTATATTCAAGGCATAAGCCAAGAGATTATTCAATCTAAGGGCTTAACCTCAATAGAGCTACAAACAGATAAATACATAATCCCTCACAATTTTCATATTGTTAATCAACAATTGCCCATACCATGTGATGGAATAAttggcattgattttataaaaaaatttaactgcCAATTAGACTTCAAACCAAAAGAAGATTGGTTTATAATTAGACccaataatttaaaatttccgATTTATGTTCCAAAACAATCAACACCGGTAATAATAGAGATCACAGCGAGATCACAAGTTGTCCGAAAAATCAATATAACTTCAATTGAAGATACAAATATATTGATCCCTAACCAAGAATTAGAAACAGGTATTTATGTAGCGAATACCATTTCAACATCAAACGATGTTTATGTCCGAATATTAAATACGCATCATACTGATAAACTAGTAGATGCAAACAACTTAAAATACGAGCCATTTTCAAATTATGATGTAATTCAACCAAATAATAAGACAAGAGAACAAACTGTCATGTCTCAATTGTCGAAAAATTTCCCACTACAATTCAAAACCCAGCTGAAAAAGCTTTGTAGTAGATACACAGATATATTTGGTCAGCAAACAGAACCAATTTCGGataataatttatacaaaCAAAGATTGAGATTGAAAGATGATGAGCCAGTATATACTAGAAATTATAGACAAAATTTATatgaaagtaaatttatttctgattttTGTACATTAAAGAGTAGTAATTGAACTATATTCTGTGAAATattggttgaaaaatattaaaaattgtcCGAATGgccatcaatttttatgtccTGAAGGTATCCCTgtcgagtttttccattttcttttaatttttgaccTTTTTACAAGAcgtgaaagtgaaaataccgatttttggccaaaattcatgactattgttgttaataataaaaaaattaaaatcaaaaacgaaaaaatctcGACAGGGTTACCTCATAATATATGTAAGGGAATACTGTaaaaaatttgagaacgaTCGGTTGAATAGATTTTGAGATACAGAGTGCACCCACTCAAAAAACATCGATTTGAGAAAAACGCGTTTAAAGTTTTTCGTAGCGAAGAGACCCTGATAAAACTTAGTaagctatttattttttattttactcacATAGAATCATCAATGCCGGGACCATAGAGTATAGacaaagacattataataacaagatgcgtaacgccatacgatttttttgcacacgattttttcgttgtggcttttcaagtggctccaggctctctcgaaattttgttcaaaagccagagagcggagagctctagaggcaccagctctcttgtacgcatacagcgacagctgaccactgtattggtgcacacgtatgcacatgcattgtaaaaatgacaaaatatgcccttcattttaaaagttcttagactttaaatctatattattttttataaattgccaccacttaaaaactctagttttgcattgccttaacataaaaattatttaaattcaacatagaaataataatagcacaatctatgtacataataatgcataataattttcaaatatgattttatattagaatagttttcattagagtattcagcgtgcgacgtgtgaaaaatataagaagacAATGATTCCTCGGTGCTTATGtgcgcacttcgtgcatcaagaaatcaattttgcaatgaACAGCTtccaaatttttatttattttataaataatattttactttatgaattatttttatgaaatatttattttttaaatgtaatttctttttttttgaaaattctttgttttaaattacagtattttttaaaatttactttgtatatgtttttattatttattatagttatttagtcaaattactggtataaaaattacaaattttcaatatttaaaatgcaaataagattcagataaattattttttttttattttgttttgatgtttttaaaaaagcgcgcaattatgggtgggaAGAAAAGCGCgccaatttttttgtttttccttttaatacgttttctttttctcttaaTACGTTTGCATTTAACAGCTCCGTCAGAGCTTTTTATACATGAGAAAAACTACTCGACAGAATCGTACTTCGGAAAACTAAAGGCACCATCTGatctattttttaatatttgtaaaatacacattaaagtttttgaaaatatttttaaaaataataaaaacaaatgtgtatacaaaaaattattgtagACCAATGCATTAAGTGCACAAATGAGAGTAGTGATTTCTCATTATGGTTTCATGTAGAAAATGAATGTTATGAGCATAAAATAgatcttttaaaaaaacttataaaagttttgctttttaagcATTGCAAGTGGACTGTTATTGCTAATAGACAAAAAAGTCAAGCTAAACTCAGCATTTTATCTcataagtgaaaaaaatataaacattcaaataattgacgactttaaaaattaaattatataattaaaaaaagaggcgatatataataaaaagcaatagttagaaaactagcttagttggggaacatggaaatgttttaatgttgaacatttaaacatttcaagtcgACTCGAaggtcatataaatataagaccccattacaattgtaatggcctccccgtggtgttccctgggtaccgattataagatatattacatattattaattaacaatataaatataaatatgtgaacGGTAGCTAATTCGAGCGGCGCTTTTATCAaacgaatattaaaaaaaattctttcaaaccataatagttacgaatcgaaattgaccaaaacattaatcaaatttgtttcttagatcaaaattgatttcggcccgaaaatcgtcttctagcacaagcacgcacacatacacactatctcctttattgtttttactcacacaagcaagtcaattctatttttagatttttacgctctcaatttttggcgagcgaaaagagagcaatttcggccgtcaccaaaaaagtggctgcatagtgcaaaaccaatgtatggccgttacgcatcttgttattataatgtctttggtataGAACTTTCGTCAAGAATGTCCAAAGCATCTTTTTGATCAAGTCTGCGGCGAATTCTATCATTTTTAGCGGTTTCAGCTGCTCGCTCATCTGCTCTGTTCATTTGAATATCGTCGGTTAGAAGCGCCCATCCATGGCAACTTGGACCAGTACTGATTCGCATCTCTTCTAGGAAGGTTAAATAAGCTTTACAGCCTTCATTGAAAACACAAGCAGCCACTGAAGATGCAAATTCGACGATAATTGCTGAACCACTCTCAACTTTCGGCGCAATCTTCCAAATAAGCTGGTTCAAACTctcattattattttgtgtGAATCCGCCAATACATCGCTCTAGGAGAGCATCTTTGCTTAAATCTTCATAAATTGGCTTGATTCCTTGTAAAACATCAGTTGGTAGACCAGAATATGAGTGTTTGAAGTTATTCAGCTTGTTTGAAGCTGCAGCTTTCTGCCATTCACACCATGAGTCTTCTCCGCTAGGGCAGTTTTCGTGTTGTGGTTTTGCATCGGTTGAGGCATAATGATAGTAAGCAGCCCAAATGgcttttttcatttcttctACAGAATTAGAATTGAAACGAATTGCACGACCATAGTACTGGGTGAGCTTATCAATCATTTTTGCAGTCAGCTTCCCTTTACCTGAgagagtttttttttgcatttttttccCAGTTTTGGTTTCATTATCAGTCACAGTTTTTTTGACTAAATCACGCAAACGAGTTCCCATCCTTTTTTGGACGTGTCCAACACattcttttttattgatttgaaaattttctCCATAAGGTTCAGCATTGATAACACTATATGTTTTCGAGTCACCATTTTGCGAACACAAAATATCACAACGAAATAGAGTAAGAAAATACAACACGACTGTTACACTCCGCGTGTGCTTCGAAAATGAAGCAACACCAGGTACCGTTACAACGACTTTGTCTAAGACCTTTCTGTAAACTGCTTAGGGACAATAACAAAACAGATTGAGAAACAGCTGTCTTCCAGCTGAGCGGTTACAGCTCAGGTAGTCGTTCGAGACCCGCCTACTTCCAAAGCTATATCTTTGTGAGTTTTGCTCCGATTGACTTCCTATTTACAGACAACAATCTTGAGTTACTATACTTTCATAATATGCAATATAATAAGATCACTTTTTTTGAACCCTcaaaaccctacccccccTTAAAAGAATGATGACAATTGCATTTTCTGGCCTTGAGCCAACGCAAGCATTTTTCTATATGGATGATTTGATAGTGATAGGTTGTTCCGAAAAGCATATGATTAAAAACTTATCAGATGTTTTTAACAAATGCAGGAAGTACCATCTAAGACTACATCCAGAGAAATGTTCATTCTTTATGCGTGAAGTTACCTTTTTGGGAAATAAATGCACAGATAGAGGAATACTGCCAGATGTCGTCAAAAATTACCCAGTACCCCATGATGCAGATAGCGCAAGGCGtttcattgcattttgtaactattatagaagattcattaaaaacttcgccgactattcacggcacataactagattatgtaaaaagaatgttccTTTTGAATGGACAGAAGACTGTCAAAAATCATTTGTatacttaaaaacaaaactgatGGAACCTACTCTCTTACAATACCCAGATTTTAGTAAAGAATTTTGTATCACAACAGATGCTAGCAAAATGGCATGTGGCGCAGTTTTATCTCAAAACCACAATGGCCACCAACTTCCAGTTGCATACGCATCTAGATCATTTACTAAAAGTACTACTGAGCAGGAATTAGCAGCAATACATTGGGCAATCACCCACTTCAGACCCTATATTTATGGTGAACATTTTACAGTCAAAACTGATCATAGACCACTcacctttttattttcaatgacTAATCCTGGCTCAAAATTGACTCGTATGCGACTTGAATTAGAGGAATATAATTTTACAGTAGAGTATCTTAGAGGTAAAGATAACTATGTTGCTGatgcgttatcaagaataaccatcaaagaattaaaaaatataaccgGAAATATTATGAAAGTCACTACGAGATTACAAAGTAGACAAAAATCCTGCGcaggagaaacaaacaaatctgAATTGCATACGCAATCAACAGAAAAAGCTTCAATGCCCAACGTATACCAAGTCATCAATAACAACGAGGTACGTAAAGTAGTGACCTTGCAAGTAAAAAATATGATATGTTTCTTTAAGCATGGAAAAAAGATTACTGCAATATATGATGTCGATGATTTATATAGAAATGGAGTTCTTGATCTAGATCAAtttttccaaaggcttgaaatgcAGGCCGGTATATATAAAATCAGTCATCTCAAAATGGCACCGTGGGAAAATATCTTTGAACACGTTTCAATAGATCATTTTAAACAAAAGGGCAATAACATattaacaaaacaagagagaacgctatagtcgagttccccgactatctgatacccgttactcagctagtggaagagagaaggagagtcttaaacgcagtttttggcggtttgtaggcgttatagtgggcgtggcactctacgagtaacgggtataaatataatggTGGTGCAAACCAAagataaaattaaataattaattaacagAATTTTAAGAAAACGATAGGCATGAGAAGTGGTTTGAGTGACGAACGAGCGGTCGTGGCTCGAAGGCAACCACCCGAATGTGCAGCGAACTTGTACGACAACCGCCGAGTTCGCTCAGTATGACAGCGGCCGACGCACGTTTACTCGGATGTACCATTTCGGCACATCGAACCGTCGACATTCAACGCGGTTCGATGTCGGTCGTTCGTCTGATCTCGAGCCGGTCGAAACTTGCAGACAAGTTCAGGGACGGATTAAAAAAAGCCATGGTGCCGAAGAATAGGAAATTAGGCAGGGCGCTGTAACGCACAGGGCGACTGCATGAGGACGAGTTCGGTTGATTACGAAGTTAGAGGGGACCATTCACATGTATTAGGGGGCGCACTGTAAGGCACACAGAACGGCCGCTTAGCGTAGGGATGGTTATCCGGAGTATACATTGAGaagagaaaataattaaagaaataaataaaggaaaatcgAGTGATACTGCCATTCACACGTATTAGGCGGCGCAATGTATCTTACGGGGCGGCCGCTTAGCGTAGGAATGGTTAGGCTAGGCTCAGTAAAACTAATCAAAGGAGAACACCGGGGTGCAAGACTGTCCGCATTTGGCCCCGAGGCTGTATCGCACAGCCAAGGAGTTAGCTTCAGCATGCAGGGTGTTAGGGGAAGTGGACAATATCAGGGCACTGACTGTCCGCAATTGGTTGTGAGGCTGTATCGCACAGCAAAACAGCTAGCTTCAGCATGCAAGgtagtaaaataaataaaataagttaattacataaaataaatagaatacaatcataaaaaaaaataaacaaagaaaacgtgaataaaataaaaaacaagacagaacgctatagtcgagttccccgactatctgatacccattactcagtgaaagtgcgaaggagagtcttcaacactgccagtttttggcggtttgtgggcgttagagtgggcgtggcaaaaagttttttaggcaaatcgatagaaatttacaagtctaatacaaaaatgaaaaaatatcaaaacatttttcaaaagtgtgggcgtagcatctttgggcggtttgtgggcgttagagtgggcgtggcagcatgattcgacaaacttgcgctgcgtctatgtccctggagtctgtatgcttaatctcaactttctagcttttgttgttcctgagatctcgacgttcatacggacagacagactgacggacggacagacggacatgttCAAATCGACTctgctattgatcctgatcaagaatatatatactttatatggtcggaaacgcttccttctgccttttacatactttttagacgagtctagtatacccttatactctacgagtaacgggtataataatagacaaaataaaaataaaataaaaaatgttttctttaaaatgtatttattttttgcttttaaaacatttgcattttcagggaaaacaaatgaaaagtatttgtcGAAATTGGATAAAAGTTGAGAAAACTGCCtccaaaaacattaattttcgagtataaaatctactatagggtgttttttttagaggtatagaactttaaattgcaataaaacaacgatggattattcgattgacatgaattttattgacatgaaagataatcttgtggcattacattttaaatatgatttctggcatatgaccgccacggctggctcggatgtagtccaatctggacgtccaatttgcaatgactttttccaatatttggccgtatatcggcaataacacggcgaatgttgtcttccaaatggtttagcgtttgtggcttatccgcatagaccaatgactttacatagccccacaaaaagtagtctagcggtgttaaatcacaagatcttggaggcttatgaaaaatcgggaacaacagcaatctcgttttgggcccattcgacgaatctacgccttgcttgatgatcgtttggtttcaattcttgcacgagttggattttgtaagcacgcatgacgaattgccaaaccaaactgagaataaatcacttgacagctgttaaatcggtcgccatcttgaacagtaatgccaacttaaagttctatacctctaaaaaaaacacccgttatttATCACACCATATTAAATAACCACTTAATCGAAACGAACTATTTACCTAATTTcctttcattaaaaaaaaaattatgaaaatatctcAACTGGTTCAAGAGTTATAATTTTTGTAACCCAAAAGTATCTAAGGCGCCACTGTACGTTGGCAGAAGATCACGCATAAAAGAGAAAAGAAGCAAACTTATTCTCCCTACAGCTGTGTCACTATTTCAGCGTCGTCTCTCTCACACCCGCAGTCGAATCGATTTACTTCCACGACAGGCAACGAAATCTCAAGGGATTTCGCATACAACCGTCTTCAACCGAGCGACTCCTGGATTGCTGACGTACACGGCGGAACATTGGTTTAGGACCAGCCAACTACTAGCGATTTCTTTTTGCCGCCGATGTATTTTCAGAGAGTCGAGGATGACATCAGCGACAAGGGGAACAGTTAAAAAATATCTGGTGAGTATCCGACTGCTGATGCACATGATACATAATGATGCGGGATACAATCCGGAAGAGGAATTAGATCTGATTTATGAGAACCTCCAGTGGGATTACCAACTTTTCACTAGGAGAGTTTTTGACGCTGACAACTAACTGTTGTCCATAAATCTCGTTCAAGCTGGGAAAGGCCAGGCTGTTGAGGACGATAAAGTGTTGGACGCCGAAGCAACAACGATGATCGGCGGAGTCCGTATTAGGAGCCGAAGTTATCGCTTGAATAAAGCTGATGAATGTCTGAAACCCTGTCAAGTGCTTGGAAAAACCGTTTGTTACAAGTAGGTTTATCTTTACGTTGTTGGTCTtcttatgtttttttttatacgtTTCATTATATTAAAGTCATCGGCATAGAAGAAGAAGGTTAATTCTTTTTGGACTGTGATCGTGCAATACAGTTTATTGTATGCTATatggaaaaggaaaagtcaaaaagggaaaaaccgaaaaaccgaAGAAGGAAAACTCTAACGGCTTACTTTCTGTTTACTCGTTGTTAACtgggatttttatttttctattgaTGAGAATGTTTATTATGTGTATGAGTGTTTTGGGTCTTTCTTCATCTTATTGGCTCTTCAGCTGACCTGTGGATTCGATGTGCCTTTTCGATGTCTTCTTGTCGACAGAGCAGCAGTAGTATGATGGTTTAACAGTTCTATCAAAGTGTTTGCTTTTAATGGCAAAACACCACACATCCTCGACCGTGGCCATGCATAGGTTTAGGCATGCGCATAAAAAAGACACTGCACTCCTGGGAGTCTATTTCTGATAGACTCATGACAGCCAGATTCTGATGTAGAGCTAGACATATAAACATCATACAATGCTTTGTCCCGGCGGAAGACGCCAAAGATGACACCACGGCACCGCCCTCACGGCAactgtaacgaactgattttgtttgtctgttcgctacggaatacgtgcgtctagctcagtagagtttgtgcgttcgttcaaccaaatttatagaataacgtgatcacccggttaccagtaataacactcgcagtttcgttcttggatcattatttgtgcttggacttacaaagaaaatctgattatccggtctttgtgctggatggattgtccaccggcctcgttccgctgtctcgccgctcctgtcgtcctgaatgtggcggaccttcgttgttgggcgctcgtcgcttgggctgagagttgttgtcttacgcagactcacggcagctaacggctgtgatccccaaggcaaaaCGCCTGTGaaacagcaacacgtcaacccctcgtctg
This genomic window contains:
- the LOC120445269 gene encoding uncharacterized protein LOC120445269 — encoded protein: MKVTTRLQSRQKSCAGETNKSELHTQSTEKASMPNVYQVINNNERRLSHTRSRIDLLPRQATKSQGISHTTVFNRATPGLLTYTAEHWFRTSQLLAISFCRRCIFRESRMTSATRGTVKKYLGCPWRWARYTRSPGVDQLPRMHHKQQLQLQHAVA